The Malus domestica chromosome 13, GDT2T_hap1 genome includes a window with the following:
- the LOC103451501 gene encoding protein NRT1/ PTR FAMILY 8.3-like, which yields MGSLQEEERSLLEDGLIQNEGDGLYTGDGSVDIKGNRVLKQNTGNWRACPFILGTECCERLAYYGIATNLVTYLTNKLHEGNVSAARNVTTWSGTCYLTPLIGAVLADAYWGRYWTIAVFSTIYFIGMGTLTLSASVPALKPPECVDSVCPSASPAQYAVFFVGLYLIALGTGGIKPCVSPFGADQFDDTDKTERVKKGSFFNWFYFSINIGALISSSLLVWVQDNAGWGLGFGIPTLFMGIAIFSFFSGTPLYRFQKPGGSPVTRMCQVLVASFRKWNLDVPKDSSLLYETPDKDSAIKGSRKLEHSDELTCLDKAAVISETETKAGDFSNPWRVCTVTQVEELKILIRMFPIWATGIVFSAVYAQMSTMFVEQGTMMDTSIGSFTIPPASLSTFDVISVIFWVPVYDKFIVPIARRFTGKERGFSELQRMGIGLFLSVLCMSAAAVVEIYRLNLAKELGLVDKEVAVPMSILWQIPQYFLLGAAEIFTFIGQLEFFYDQSPDAMRSLCSALSLLTNSLGNYLSSLILTIVTYFSTKDGKAGWIPDNLNEGHLDYFFWLLAGLSLLNMLVYVVCAKRYKKKKAS from the exons atgggttcTCTCCAGGAGGAGGAGCGATCGCTTTTGGAAGACGGACTTATTCag AACGAAGGCGACGGGCTGTACACTGGAGACGGCTCAGTTGACATTAAGGGGAATCGTGTTCTGAAACAAAATACCGGGAATTGGAGAGCTTGCCCCTTCATTCTAG GTACCGAATGTTGCGAACGTTTGGCCTACTATGGGATTGCAACTAACCTGGTTACTTATCTTACAAACAAATTGCACGAAGGAAATGTGTCTGCAGCAAGGAATGTTACTACTTGGTCAGGCACCTGCTATCTTACACCTCTGATTGGGGCTGTCTTAGCAGATGCTTATTGGGGGAGATATTGGACAATTGCTGTTTTCTCCACCATTTATTTCATT GGGATGGGTACTTTGACTCTCTCTGCATCAGTTCCTGCATTGAAGCCTCCAGAATGTGTGGATTCAGTATGTCCTTCAGCTTCTCCGGCACAGTATGCAGTGTTCTTCGTTGGACTCTATCTGATTGCTCTGGGGACTGGTGGGATCAAGCCGTGTGTTTCGCCCTTTGGGGCAGACCAGTTTGATGATACAGATAAAACGGAAAGAGTAAAGAAGGGATCCTTCTTCAACTGGTTTTACTTTTCTATCAACATTGGTGCTCTAATATCGAGTTCTCTACTAGTCTGGGTTCAAGACAATGCTGGGTGGGGTTTAGGATTTGGTATACCTACTTTGTTTATGGGCATTGCTATTTTTAGTTTCTTTTCAGGCACACCCCTATATAGATTTCAGAAACCGGGGGGAAGCCCTGTGACAAGAATGTGCCAGGTTTTGGTTGCGTCATTTCGTAAGTGGAATTTGGACGTCCCTAAAGACAGTAGTCTCCTGTATGAAACACCAGATAAAGACTCTGCTATTAAAGGAAGTCGTAAGCTGGAGCACAGCGATGAACTGAC GTGTCTTGATAAAGCTGCTGTGATTTCAGAAACTGAGACCAAAGCTGGGGACTTCTCCAATCCGTGGAGGGTTTGCACTGTAACACAGGTGGAGGAGTTGAAAATTTTAATCCGCATGTTTCCAATTTGGGCTACTGGAATTGTCTTTTCAGCTGTATATGCGCAAATGTCGACTATGTTTGTGGAGCAAGGCACGATGATGGACACATCTATCGGTTCTTTCACCATTCCCCCAGCCTCCCTCTCAACTTTTGACGTCATCAGTGTTATTTTCTGGGTCCCTGTGTATGACAAGTTTATTGTCCCAATTGCTAGGAGATTTACGGGTAAAGAAAGGGGCTTCTCAGAGTTGCAACGGATGGGTATTGGTCTCTTTCTTTCAGTGCTATGCATGTCGGCTGCTGCTGTGGTAGAGATTTACCGATTGAATCTTGCAAAAGAGCTTGgattggttgacaaagaggtgGCTGTACCGATGAGTATCTTATGGCAAATACCTCAGTATTTTTTGTTGGGTGCTGCGGAGATATTCACATTCATTGGGCAGCTTGAGTTCTTCTACGACCAATCTCCAGATGCCATGCGGAGTCTATGCAGTGCATTGTCGCTTCTGACGAATTCGTTGGGGAACTATCTGAGCTCCTTGATTCTAACAATTGTAACGTACTTCTCAACAAAGGATGGGAAGGCTGGATGGATACCGGATAACTTAAACGAAGGTCATCTGGATTATTTCTTCTGGCTCTTAGCCGGACTCAGCCTCCTGAATATGTTGGTGTACGTAGTCTGTGCCAAGAGGTACAAAAAGAAGAAGGCTTCTTAA